A region from the Lolium perenne isolate Kyuss_39 chromosome 4, Kyuss_2.0, whole genome shotgun sequence genome encodes:
- the LOC127347316 gene encoding uncharacterized protein, which yields MENLSPESKALYQLLRSETKEEYEIRFASYKKELLDAVKVFVDDTTEQITDVRTTVDGVRSAVSTDLQAAKESLGAELDAVKTSLSSEIAGLAAAVDRAMRCDPGAVAGRTSSSASKEIDARTAGPEGRHWDPQNRGTNCAQHTNSPEGGTNFDRNFFPQRHYNNSRLPGSDSHNFASGFRSDLPHFDGANPKLWQRRCEEQFRRNLTASNLWVTLAADQFMGAAATWLEAFLHQYPQPSWMQFTEAVLARFSRNQHPILCRRLFHIKQETTIEDYVSRFSELMDQISVYEGKPDPVHYTTKFIDGLQSSVRVLVAIQQPKTLKVAYSLALLYEELGDDNQQRFQPIAASASRRSISAPPPPPPPPSKWVSRTVEEKKVVDSQKPASVDKWNSLRAYRRSKNLCFTCGEKYSREHQCKSAIQLHVVQEMIDYMRSCTDSDEDTLEADQEPVNQQVMMLSVAAVSPEISAPRTMQLKVHIQGHDFLFLVDSGSSACFIDEEKAKLLTGLHRLPNPVSVKVAGGAVLQSTTFFPDLQWSADGANFSDTFRVLRLGSYDGIIGLDWLGKYSPMTTHWEQGWLGIQHEGRQVILHGEGEILSTHALIELHLIREGQTDQPVELPREVQSVLDQYSTVFDAPTGLPPRRLYDHHIPLIPGARPVSADHTWRLVVDYRHLNALTVKGKYPLPIIDELLDELAGAHWFSKLDLRAGYHQIRLAPGEEYKTAFQSHNGHYEFKVMAFGLTGAPATFQHAMNASLAPRDQWQVKRSKCAFAQQRVAYLGHVISGEGVATDDTKIQTIKEWPTPTTLKELRGFLGLAGYYRKFIKHYAILSQPLTNLLKKGVMFIWTEDTETAFQVLKSALMSAPVLALPNFSLQFTIDTDACDVGIGAVLSQQGHPLAYVSRALGPRNRTLSVYEKEYLAILLAVQQWRSYLQVGEFIIRTDHKILTHLTDQRLHTEWQQKALTKLMGLQYKVQYKKGIHNGAADALSRRPNSDSQLFSVTTIQPSWLSKVQASYSSDATAQKILQKLAVDPESDEHYTLKHGILRHKGRIWVGNDLVLQQQIISAFHDSPQGGHSGFPVTYRRLISLFSWPAMKTMTKDYVRCCHICQQAKPERLPPAGLLQPLPVPSAPWEVATMDFIDGLPKSRGYNCILVVVDKFSKYAHFIPLSHPYTASKVAELFVDNVYRLHGMPKSLVSDRDPIFTSIFWQSVFRATGTQLKMSTTNHPETDGQTERVNQSLECYLRCFISSQPHHWSKWIALSEFWYNTNWHSSLGKTPFELLYGRQPRYFGVTATDKIASQDVQEWLQERSLIIASVRQHLLRMQQRMKAQADKHRTERTFDVGAMVFLRLQPYLQSSVARRANHKLAFKFFGPLRVLERVGQVAYKLELPSTSKIHPVFHVSQLKQCIGPAQQVSPVLPPPDALFQIPVRILQQRVRQKGIRTVAQALVQWSGGTEDQATWEDMDALRQQFPYAPAWGQAGFQEEGIVSGPAIHEEKSTSSEDGGPATHEEKSTSTEDGGPAQARPKRDKRAPSWLADGH from the exons ATGGAGAACCTCTCGCCGGAATCCAAGGCCTTGTACCAGCTCCTCCGATCGGAGACGAAGGAGGAGTACGAGATCCGCTTCGCCTCGTACAAGAAGGAATTGCTCGATGCGGTCAAGGTGTTCGTCGACGACACTACGGAGCAGATCACGGACGTCCGCACCACCGTCGATGGCGTTCGCTCGGCGGTGAGCACCGATCTTCAGGCGGCGAAGGAGTCCCTCGGCGCCGAGCTCGACGCCGTCAAGACCTCCCTCAGCTCCGAGATCGCCGGACTAGCGGCTGCTGTGGATCGAGCGATGCGCTGCGATCCAGGAGCCGTGGcgggaaggacgtcgtcatccgcATCCAAGGAGATCGACGCTCGTACCGCCGGCCCTGAAGGGCGCCACTGGGATCCACAAAACCGGGGAACGAACTGTGCTCAGCACACGAATTCCCCGGAAGGAGGTACAAATTTCGACCGCAATTTTTTCCCCCAGCGCCACTACAACAATTCGCGTTTGCCTGGCAGTGATTCTCATAATTTTGCTTCTGGTTTCCGTTCCGATCTGCCTCACTTCGATGGAGCCAACCCTAAACTGTGGCAACGGCGTTGTGAGGAACAATTTCGGAGGAATCTGACGGCCTCCAACCTCTGGGTTACCCTTGCGGCTGATCAATTCATGGGCGCAGCAGCAACTTGGCTAGAGGCATTCTTACATCAGTATCCGCAACCCAGTTGGATGCAGTTCACAGAAGCTGTCCTGGCTCGATTCAGTAGAAACCAACATCCGATACTCTGTCGGCGTCTGTTTCACATCAAGCAGGAAACTACTATCGAGGATTATGTATCTCGCTTCTCTGAGTTGATGGATCAGATCTCTGTATATGAGGGCAAGCCAGATCCAGTTCATTACACAACCAAGTTCATCGATGGGTTACAATCTTCAGTACGGGTTCTCGTGGCAATTCAGCAGCCGAAAACTTTGAAAGTGGCTTATTCCTTGGCTCTTCTGTATGAGGAATTGGGCGATGACAATCAGCAACGATTTCAGCCAATAGCTGCATCTGCTTCGAGAAGGTCCATCTctgcaccaccacctccaccgcctCCACCTTCCAAGTGGGTTTCTCGAACAGTGGAGGAGAAGAAGGTTGTCGACAGTCAGAAGCCTGCTAGTGTCGACAAATGGAACAGCCTCAGAGCCTACCGCCGCTCTAAGAATTTGTGTTTCACTTGTGGAGAGAAGTACAGTCGTGAACATCAGTGCAAGTCAGCCATTCAGTTACATGTGGTGCAGGAAATGATTGATTACATGAGATCATGCACAGATAGTGATGAAGATACTCTAGAAGCTGATCAAGAGCCTGTAAATCAGCAGGTGATGATGCTTTCTGTGGCAGCAGTTAGCCCAGAGATTAGTGCGCCAAGAACCATGCAGTTAAAGGTACACATCCAGGGACACGATTTCCTATTCCTTGTTGATTCTGGTAGTTCAGCTTGTTTCATCGATGAGGAGAAGGCCAAGCTTCTGACAGGCCTACACCGTTTACCTAACCCAGTGTCAGTTAAGGTAGCGGGGGGTGCTGTGTTACAGAGTACCACTTTTTTCCCTGATCTCCAGTGGTCAGCTGATGGTGCCAATTTCTCAGATACCTTCCGGGTGCTACGTTTGGGTAGCTATGATGGTATTATAGGCTTGGACTGGCTGGGCAAGTACAGTCCTATGACGACTCATTGGGAGCAAGGATGGCTTGGCATTCAACATGAAGGGCGACAGGTTATCCTGCATGGAGAAGGGGAAATTCTGTCGACACATGCCTTGATTGAATTGCATCTCATCAGGGAAGGCCAAACAGATCAGCCAGTTGAGCTACCTCGTGAAGTACAGTCAGTACTGGATCAGTATTCGACAGTTTTTGATGCACCTACTGGCCTACCACCGCGCCGCCTCTATGATCATCATATTCCATTGATTCCAGGGGCACGTCCAGTCTCG GCAGACCATACTTGGCGCCTGGTGGTGGATTACCGTCACCTCAATGCACTGACGGTGAAGGGAAAGTATCCACTACCAATAATTGATGAGTTACTGGATGAGCTCGCCGGCGCACACTGGTTTTCTAAGCTCGATCTCAGGGCTGGCTATCATCAGATTCGACTGGCGCCTGGTGAAGAGTATAAAACGGCCTTCCAATCGCACAATGGCCACTATGAGTTCAAAGTTATGGCGTTTGGACTGACAGGCGCCCCAGCCACCTTCCAGCACGCCATGAACGCGTCCCTTGCCCCT CGTGATCAGTGGCAAGTAAAGCGTTCCAAGTGCGCTTTTGCTCAGCAGCGAGTTGCTTATCTGGGACATGTTATCTCTGGTGAAGGTGTAGCAACAGATGACACTAAAATTCAGACGATCAAAGAGTGGCCAACGCCTACAACACTCAAGGAACTAAGGGGGTTCCTAGGCCTAGCTGGGTATTACCGCAAGTTTATCAAGCATTATGCTATCCTGAGTCAACCTTTAACCAATCTCCTGAAAAAAGGTGTGATGTTTATTTGGACAGAGGATACTGAAACTGCTTTTCAAGTTCTGAAGTCTGCGCTTATGTCGGCACCAGTCTTGGCACTTCCCAACTTCTCGCTGCAGTTCACCATTGACACTGACGCATGTGATGTTGGTATTGGAGCAGTACTCTCTCAACAAGGTCATCCATTGGCTTATGTGAGCAGGGCATTGGGTCCACGGAATCGTACACTCTCAGTGTATGAAAAGGAGTACCTGGCTATTCTCTTAGCAGTTCAACAGTGGCGCTCCTATCTGCAGGTTGGAGAGTTTATTATCAGAACCGACCACAAAATCTTAACTCACCTCACTGATCAGCGCTTGCACACCGAGTGGCAGCAGAAGGCTCTGACCAAGTTAATGGGGTTACAGTATAAGGTGCAGTACAAAAAGGGAATTCACAATGGTGCAGCTGATGCTTTGTCACGCAGACCAAATTCAGATTCCCAGCTGTTCTCTGTTACGACAATCCAGCCTAGTTGGTTGTCCAAGGTACAAGCGAGCTACAGCTCCGATGCCACAGCCCAGAAAATTTTGCAGAAACTGGCGGTCGACCCCGAGTCGGATGAACATTATACCTTGAAGCACGGTATCTTGCGCCACAAGGGAAGGATTTGGGTAGGCAACGACTTGGTGCTCCAGCAACAGATTATCTCTGCCTTCCATGACAGTCCGCAAGGGGGTCACTCTGGGTTTCCAGTTACCTATCGTAGGCTCATTTCCCTCTTCAGTTGGCCAGCAATGAAAACCATGACTAAGGATTACGTCCGCTGTTGTCACATCTGTCAACAAGCAAAACCTGAACGATTGCCACCTGCTGGTCTTCTGCAACCGCTCCCTGTTCCATCTGCACCATGGGAGGTAGCTACTATGGATTTCATTGATGGACTTCCCAAGTCCCGGGGCTACAACTGCATCTTGGTAGtggttgacaagttcagtaagtatgCACATTTTATTCCTCTCAGCCACCCTTACACAGCTAGCAAGGTTGCAGAGCTGTTTGTTGACAATGTTTATCGTCTGCATGGCATGCCTAAGTCACTGGTATCTGATCGCGATCCCATTTTTACAAGCATTTTCTGGCAGTCCGTTTTCCGAGCAACTGGAACACAACTCAAAATGAGTACTACTAATCATCCTGAGACTGATGGCCAGACAGAGCGAGTGAATCAGTCGCTGGAATGTTACCTGAGGTGCTTCATCAGTTCACAACCACATCACTGGAGCAAGTGGATTGCCTTGAGTGAGTTCTGGTATAATACAAATTGGCATTCCTCGCTTGGTAAAACTCCCTTCGAGCTGTTGTATGGGCGACAGCCTCGTTACTTTGGCGTTACCGCGACCGACAAGATAGCTTCCCAGGATGTGCAAGAATGGCTCCAGGAGCGTTCCCTGATCATTGCGTCCGTGCGTCAGCACCTACTCCGGATGCAGCAGAGGATGAAAGCGCAGGCTGACAAGCATCGCACCGAGAGGACATTCGATGTGGGTGCTATGGTTTTCTTGCGACTCCAGCCCTATCTTCAGTCGTCGGTTGCTCGCCGCGCAAACCACAAGTTAGCATTCAAGTTCTTCGGTCCCCTCCGTGTTCTGGAACGTGTAGGGCAAGTGGCGTACAAGTTGGAGTTGCCCAGTACGAGCAAGATCCATCCCGTCTTCCATGTGTCCCAGCTGAAGCAGTGCATTGGACCGGCGCAACAGGTATCTCCGGTCCTTCCTCCACCTGACGCTTTGTTTCAGATTCCTGTCAGAATTCTGCAGCAGCGCGTGCGCCAGAAGGGAATTCGTACGGTCGCTCAAGCTCTCGTCCAATGGAGCGGTGGCACTGAGGATCAAGCAACCTGGGAGGACATGGACGCTCTTCGTCAGCAGTTCCCTTATGCACCTGCTTGGGGACAAGCAGGGTTTCAAGAGGAGGGGATTGTCAGCGGTCCAGCCATACACGAGGAGAAGTCCACTTCATCTGAAGATGGAGGTCCAGCTACACACGAGGAGAAGTCCACTTCGACCGAAGACGGTGGACCAGCACAAGCCCGGCCCAAGCGCGACAAGCGGGCCCCATCCTGGCTGGCAGATGGCCATTAG
- the LOC127348694 gene encoding uncharacterized protein: protein MAPVEKVFVAALLVLVIVSTGPGAVVSSATPVDAAGAPAGEAPAPLVARLHLAFSAMPADGGEGQQPGQGGGAGWMMECFGAVTELRSCTNEIVLFFINGESWLGQDCCFAIRTVTRHCWPSMLSSIGFTAEEADVLRGFCDAEVGGVQAAPPPPPAPLALAPAPAAHP, encoded by the coding sequence ATGGCGCCCGTGGAAAAGGTCTTCGTCGCAGCTCTCCTCGTGCTCGTCATTGTGtcgaccggccctggcgccgtcGTCTCATCCGCCACGCCCGTCGACGCTGCTGGCGCCCCGGCAGGGGAAGCTCCGGCGCCGCTCGTCGCCCGCCTCCACCTCGCGTTCTCGGCCATGCCGGCCGACGGCGGCGAAGGGCAGCAGCCTGGCCAGGGCGGCGGTGCCGGGTGGATGATGGAGTGCTTCGGTGCGGTGACGGAGCTGCGGTCGTGCACCAACGAGATCGTCCTCTTCTTCATCAACGGCGAGTCCTGGCTGGGCCAAGACTGCTGCTTCGCCATCCGCACCGTCACGCGCCACTGCTGGCCCTCGATGCTCTCCTCCATCGGCTTCACCGCCGAGGAGGCCGACGTCCTGCGCGGATTCTGCGACGCCGAGGTCGGAGGCGTCCAGGCAGCTCCTCCCCCGCCGCCCGCTCCACTGGCTctggcgccggcgccggccgcgCATCCTTGA